A DNA window from Verrucomicrobiia bacterium contains the following coding sequences:
- a CDS encoding DUF58 domain-containing protein, translated as MIPKEIKEKIRRIEIFSRRLVNEVFSGEYHSTFKGRGMEFEEVREYQPGDDIRLIDWNVTARTGVPFVKKFREERELTLAFLVDVSASGRFGTAGKWKSETAAEVCAILSFAAAFNNDKTGLILFTEQVERFVPAAKGKSHVLRLIRELLYFEPQGKKTSLAAGLEFVITALKRRSIVFLVSDFIDSGWERALSVASRKHDVIALVLSDPREEELPPVGLVTLEDAETGQRVVVDAADPQFRKIYKGRARAFQANLERTFRRYQTDFIPIQNGRPYLVPLMKFFKERERRFR; from the coding sequence GTGATTCCCAAGGAAATCAAGGAGAAAATCCGCCGGATTGAAATTTTCTCCCGCCGGCTGGTCAACGAGGTTTTTTCCGGCGAATACCATTCCACCTTCAAAGGGCGGGGGATGGAGTTTGAAGAGGTGCGGGAGTATCAACCGGGGGACGATATCCGGCTTATCGACTGGAACGTCACCGCCCGCACGGGGGTCCCCTTCGTCAAAAAATTCCGGGAGGAGCGGGAGCTTACGCTGGCTTTTCTGGTGGATGTCTCCGCCTCCGGCCGCTTCGGCACGGCGGGGAAGTGGAAATCGGAAACCGCCGCCGAGGTCTGCGCCATTCTCTCCTTTGCCGCCGCCTTCAACAACGACAAAACCGGTTTGATTTTGTTCACGGAACAAGTGGAGCGCTTCGTCCCGGCGGCCAAGGGGAAAAGCCATGTGCTCCGACTGATCCGCGAACTTTTGTATTTTGAGCCGCAGGGGAAAAAAACCTCCCTGGCGGCGGGGCTTGAGTTTGTAATAACCGCCCTCAAACGGCGAAGCATCGTTTTCCTTGTCTCCGATTTCATCGATTCCGGCTGGGAGCGGGCGCTCTCCGTCGCTTCCCGCAAGCATGACGTTATCGCTTTGGTTTTGTCCGACCCGCGTGAGGAAGAGTTGCCCCCTGTGGGGCTGGTCACGCTGGAAGATGCCGAAACGGGGCAGCGGGTTGTAGTGGATGCCGCCGATCCGCAATTTAGAAAAATTTACAAAGGGCGCGCGCGGGCCTTTCAGGCAAATTTGGAACGCACCTTCCGCCGCTACCAAACCGACTTCATCCCCATCCAAAATGGCCGCCCGTACTTGGTTCCCCTGATGAAATTCTTCAAAGAACGGGAAAGACGATTTAGATAG
- a CDS encoding BatD family protein, with amino-acid sequence MTRKAGLLAAGVFMALTAWAVAQGLNFSASVDKDRLEIGDQLTLTLVVTGNVQKIPEPKIRNVGDFALYASGRSQSITFVNGAVTATTQFNFVLVPKKVGTFKIGPAELEIDGKLLQTMPQTVTVLPSGSIPKQQAPAPTEAQVREGLKDIFVTASVDKSKVYVSEQVTYTVKFYQAVRLFDNPEYYPPTVTGFWKEDLPPQTSRYETVGGRRYLVSEVKMALFPTASGKQTIGEATVKCKVEDLDALFDRDPFNVDLNQFFNRGMREKVLRSNPITVEALPLPEGNQPEDFTGAVGHFQMKAEWNKTATQVNEPVTAKITIWGTGNIKSIAEPKVSTPQNFRVFLAGSSERLTREGTRIGGGRTFELSFVPREPGSFSLPPITFSYFDPAKRRYVSLKGQPLHLTVTGTRELAGGYSGITQKELDVKQTDLRYLKKELGDEHGSFVGSPGFWALQTLPVLLLGATMLMRRVRDREESDVSYFRSKRASKMVKKGLKEIRAASQLPPAEYFGRLHKMLLEYLGDRFNVASWGMTRGEIVVLLNSNQVADEHKVSLLELLDLADRARFSGWQPSLAEREEALAKTERVIRILEGSR; translated from the coding sequence GTGACGAGAAAAGCCGGCTTGCTTGCGGCGGGCGTGTTTATGGCGTTAACCGCTTGGGCTGTTGCACAGGGATTGAACTTTTCGGCCTCGGTGGACAAGGACCGGCTTGAAATCGGGGACCAGTTGACTCTGACACTAGTCGTTACCGGCAACGTGCAGAAAATCCCGGAGCCCAAAATCCGGAACGTGGGGGACTTTGCCCTGTACGCCTCCGGCCGTTCGCAGAGCATCACTTTTGTCAACGGTGCGGTCACCGCCACCACCCAGTTCAACTTCGTTCTGGTTCCGAAAAAAGTCGGCACCTTCAAAATCGGCCCGGCGGAACTGGAAATCGACGGAAAACTTTTGCAGACGATGCCCCAAACTGTCACCGTTTTACCCTCCGGCAGCATTCCCAAACAACAAGCTCCTGCCCCGACGGAAGCCCAGGTGCGGGAAGGACTGAAAGATATCTTCGTCACTGCCTCGGTGGATAAGTCCAAAGTGTACGTTTCCGAACAGGTCACCTATACGGTGAAATTCTACCAGGCCGTGCGGCTCTTCGACAACCCGGAATATTATCCCCCGACCGTCACCGGTTTCTGGAAGGAGGACCTGCCGCCGCAAACCTCCCGCTACGAAACGGTCGGCGGCCGCCGCTATCTCGTTTCCGAGGTGAAGATGGCCCTTTTCCCGACCGCCTCCGGCAAACAAACCATCGGCGAGGCGACGGTAAAATGCAAGGTGGAGGATTTGGACGCCCTTTTTGACCGTGATCCGTTTAATGTGGATTTGAACCAGTTTTTCAACCGCGGTATGCGGGAGAAGGTTTTGCGCTCCAACCCGATTACTGTCGAAGCCCTGCCGTTGCCCGAAGGAAACCAGCCGGAGGATTTCACCGGGGCCGTCGGACATTTCCAGATGAAAGCCGAATGGAACAAAACCGCCACGCAGGTAAATGAGCCGGTGACGGCGAAAATCACCATCTGGGGAACGGGGAACATCAAATCGATCGCCGAGCCGAAGGTTTCCACGCCGCAGAACTTTCGCGTGTTTCTGGCCGGCTCCTCCGAGCGGCTGACCCGCGAGGGGACGAGAATCGGCGGCGGCAGAACCTTCGAGCTTTCCTTCGTCCCGCGCGAGCCGGGAAGCTTCTCCCTGCCGCCGATCACCTTCTCCTATTTTGACCCGGCCAAGCGGCGCTACGTCAGTCTGAAAGGCCAGCCGCTCCATTTAACCGTCACCGGCACCCGCGAGCTGGCGGGGGGATACTCCGGCATCACCCAAAAGGAGCTGGACGTAAAACAGACCGACCTGCGCTATCTGAAGAAAGAGCTGGGGGATGAACATGGCAGTTTTGTCGGTTCTCCCGGTTTTTGGGCTTTGCAGACCCTGCCGGTTTTGCTTCTCGGGGCGACCATGTTGATGCGCCGTGTCCGCGACCGGGAGGAATCGGATGTCTCCTATTTCCGTTCCAAGCGGGCTTCGAAGATGGTCAAAAAAGGGCTGAAGGAAATCCGTGCCGCTTCACAACTTCCGCCGGCGGAGTACTTCGGCCGCTTACACAAGATGCTTTTGGAATATCTTGGCGACCGATTCAACGTCGCCAGTTGGGGGATGACGAGGGGAGAAATTGTAGTTCTTCTCAATTCCAACCAGGTCGCTGATGAACACAAAGTTTCCCTTTTGGAACTGCTTGACTTGGCCGACCGTGCCCGCTTTTCCGGCTGGCAGCCCTCGCTGGCCGAGCGGGAGGAGGCCCTTGCCAAAACCGAGCGTGTTATCCGTATCCTGGAGGGAAGCCGATGA
- a CDS encoding geranylgeranylglycerol-phosphate geranylgeranyltransferase, with product MINRFWAFARLGRVWNGAMVVASVLIGAFFAAGGKSQSAAWINPGVYLGCLSAFLIATGAYALNDFFDWTIDKINKPTRPLPAGELSGPAAVFFGFLCVLVGIVLSYFINPKSFFAAFLSGLLVVQYAVIFKRVAVLGHLVTAFLSAFGLLFGAWVSGYPGIRLPLYAFVFGFLFHLGREFMKAAEDREADLQQGAKTFAVLTSAKLSAHVAAAILALLAVVAWLPFFTEGFNWLYLVLVIAGIDVVLFITLYRVLSNPVPAVLCRANRYLKFSMAAGLLALWLGKV from the coding sequence ATGATAAATCGCTTCTGGGCCTTTGCCCGGCTGGGAAGGGTCTGGAACGGCGCAATGGTCGTCGCCTCCGTACTTATCGGGGCTTTTTTTGCCGCCGGAGGAAAAAGTCAGAGCGCCGCATGGATTAATCCGGGGGTATACCTGGGCTGCCTTTCCGCCTTTCTGATTGCCACCGGCGCTTATGCTTTAAACGATTTTTTCGACTGGACAATCGACAAAATCAACAAACCCACCCGCCCCCTTCCGGCGGGGGAGCTTTCCGGTCCCGCCGCCGTTTTTTTCGGATTTTTGTGTGTGTTGGTTGGAATTGTACTTTCCTATTTTATCAATCCAAAAAGCTTTTTTGCCGCTTTCCTCTCCGGACTTTTGGTGGTTCAATATGCGGTGATATTCAAACGGGTGGCCGTTCTCGGCCATCTGGTCACCGCCTTTCTTTCCGCGTTCGGCTTGCTTTTCGGTGCCTGGGTCTCGGGGTATCCGGGAATCCGCCTTCCGCTTTATGCCTTTGTTTTCGGCTTCCTCTTTCACTTGGGCCGCGAGTTTATGAAAGCTGCCGAAGACCGGGAAGCCGACTTGCAGCAAGGGGCCAAAACCTTTGCCGTTCTCACCTCCGCCAAACTTTCGGCGCATGTTGCCGCCGCCATTCTCGCCTTGTTGGCCGTTGTCGCTTGGCTCCCTTTTTTCACGGAGGGATTTAACTGGCTCTATCTGGTTTTGGTGATTGCCGGCATTGACGTGGTTTTATTCATCACCCTTTACCGTGTCCTTTCCAATCCCGTGCCGGCCGTTTTGTGCCGGGCCAACCGCTACCTTAAATTCTCGATGGCCGCCGGGCTTTTGGCCCTCTGGCTGGGGAAGGTATAG
- a CDS encoding ABC transporter permease, which yields MRNLWVVTKKEFFGMVKTKGFVIGIFLGPLILGAFMFLPAFLARKSKEPQQRMAIIDQTGWLYNKLDSVLVDTLPGGERAYILSQVPYQLATLKQEEEQLRGRILKKELDGYLFIPAGIDTGTPPVYYTRSAGNVVTQNRLENRMHDLVVARRLEKQGVTVGNLKSLLSDVEIELRQVTEKGTTKTSFFTVYLTSFFLVILLFTTVLGYGQHLARSIVEEKNTRIIEVLTSSATPFQLLMGKTIGLGAAALSGVLAMFFLGFLFGAPLVRMLEMENIKNVFNPLLLVNFVVYLLLGYFFFMSIFTILGAISNSDQEVQSMVAPIVWAMVLPMMIGFLVAQNPNAGWITVLSLIPFFTPTLMVMRISYLPPSWPELLASYAIMFLSILAMGWLAAKIFRVGILMYGKRPTLPELVRWLRHR from the coding sequence ATGAGAAATCTGTGGGTGGTCACCAAGAAGGAATTTTTTGGGATGGTGAAAACCAAGGGGTTTGTCATCGGCATTTTTTTGGGGCCGCTCATTCTGGGGGCCTTCATGTTTCTTCCCGCTTTTCTGGCCCGAAAGTCGAAGGAGCCGCAGCAGCGGATGGCCATAATCGACCAGACCGGCTGGCTTTACAACAAGCTGGACAGCGTGTTGGTGGACACCCTGCCGGGAGGCGAGAGAGCCTATATCCTCTCTCAAGTGCCTTATCAGTTGGCGACGCTCAAACAGGAGGAAGAGCAACTCCGCGGCCGGATTTTGAAAAAGGAACTGGACGGCTATCTTTTCATACCGGCCGGAATTGATACCGGCACCCCGCCGGTATATTACACCCGCTCGGCGGGAAACGTGGTGACCCAGAACCGGCTGGAAAATCGCATGCACGATTTGGTGGTCGCCCGGCGATTGGAAAAACAGGGAGTGACCGTAGGGAATTTGAAAAGCCTGCTATCGGACGTGGAAATCGAACTGCGGCAAGTGACTGAAAAGGGGACGACAAAAACCAGCTTTTTTACCGTATACCTCACCTCCTTTTTTCTGGTCATCCTGCTCTTCACCACTGTTTTGGGATACGGCCAGCACCTGGCCCGCTCCATCGTGGAGGAGAAAAACACCCGCATCATCGAGGTGCTCACCTCCTCGGCCACGCCGTTTCAGTTGCTGATGGGAAAAACGATCGGGTTGGGCGCCGCAGCCCTATCCGGAGTTCTGGCGATGTTCTTCCTGGGATTTCTTTTCGGCGCCCCGCTCGTGCGGATGCTGGAGATGGAAAACATAAAAAACGTTTTCAACCCGCTGCTTCTGGTCAATTTTGTAGTCTACCTTTTGCTCGGCTATTTTTTCTTCATGTCCATCTTCACCATTCTGGGGGCCATTTCCAACTCCGATCAGGAGGTGCAAAGCATGGTGGCGCCGATTGTCTGGGCGATGGTGCTTCCGATGATGATTGGATTTTTGGTGGCCCAAAACCCCAATGCCGGGTGGATTACCGTTCTCTCCCTTATTCCCTTTTTCACGCCGACATTGATGGTGATGCGGATTTCCTACCTTCCCCCTTCCTGGCCGGAGCTCTTGGCCAGCTACGCCATAATGTTCCTGTCGATTCTGGCCATGGGCTGGCTGGCGGCCAAGATTTTCCGGGTGGGGATTTTGATGTACGGCAAACGCCCGACTTTGCCGGAGCTTGTGCGCTGGCTGCGCCACCGGTAA
- a CDS encoding MoxR family ATPase: MHEEIEKIQSQVEKAAFFVRPLQDEVGKVIVGQKYMIDRMLVGLLTGGHILIEGVPGLAKTLAVRTLSAVIDASFQRIQFTPDLLPADLIGTMIYSPQKGEFSVKKGPIFSNFILADEINRAPAKVQSALLEAMQEKQVTIGEKTFPLEEPFLVMATQNPIEQEGTYPLPEAQLDRFIFKLSIGYPNRKEELEILNRETVGTNHKVNAVIKPKDILAAREIVHKIYVDEKVKDYILNIVFATREPKAYKVPVEGLIAYGASPRATIFLTLASKAHAFLSGRGYVTPEDVKAIGLDVLRHRVLLTFEAEAEEMSSDAVVRKVFDQIEVP, from the coding sequence ATGCACGAAGAGATTGAAAAAATTCAATCTCAGGTGGAAAAAGCCGCCTTTTTCGTCCGTCCGCTACAGGACGAAGTCGGCAAGGTCATCGTCGGCCAGAAATATATGATCGACCGGATGCTTGTTGGCCTTTTAACCGGCGGCCATATTCTAATCGAAGGGGTTCCCGGTTTGGCCAAAACGCTGGCCGTGCGCACCCTTTCGGCGGTCATAGACGCCAGCTTTCAGCGCATTCAATTCACCCCCGACCTGCTCCCGGCCGATTTAATCGGCACGATGATTTATTCCCCCCAAAAAGGGGAGTTTTCGGTCAAAAAAGGGCCGATCTTTTCCAACTTCATTTTGGCGGACGAAATCAACCGCGCTCCGGCTAAAGTCCAATCGGCCTTGCTGGAGGCGATGCAGGAAAAGCAGGTGACCATCGGGGAGAAAACGTTTCCACTCGAAGAGCCTTTTTTGGTTATGGCCACCCAGAATCCAATTGAACAGGAGGGGACTTATCCTTTGCCGGAAGCGCAATTGGACCGTTTCATCTTCAAGCTGTCCATCGGCTACCCCAACCGCAAGGAGGAACTGGAGATTTTGAACCGGGAAACCGTCGGGACCAATCACAAGGTCAACGCGGTAATCAAGCCGAAGGATATTCTGGCCGCCCGGGAAATCGTCCATAAAATCTATGTAGATGAAAAAGTGAAGGATTACATCCTGAACATCGTTTTTGCAACCCGCGAGCCCAAGGCGTACAAGGTTCCGGTGGAAGGGCTGATTGCCTACGGTGCCTCCCCGCGCGCCACGATTTTCCTGACTTTGGCATCCAAGGCCCACGCCTTTCTGTCTGGACGGGGGTACGTCACGCCGGAGGATGTCAAGGCGATCGGCTTGGACGTTTTGCGCCACCGGGTGCTTTTGACCTTCGAGGCGGAGGCGGAGGAGATGAGCTCGGATGCGGTGGTGCGCAAGGTTTTTGACCAAATCGAAGTGCCGTGA
- a CDS encoding VWA domain-containing protein, with translation MRFAEPVFLFGLLGLPLLFLFFYWLERRRKKALGKIGDVELLFRLMEGFSEKIRRWKYALVLLAAAFVILALARPQWGKKMELVKREGLDIIVAIDVSASMLAADMPPSRLAKAKSETAGLIDMLKGDRIGLVVFAGEAYVQCPLTMDYSAAKMFLSDIDYGSVPQPGTALGEAIRRAASAFVEKERKHKVLIAITDGEDTQESDPLKAAEEAKKAGIVLYTIGVGTPAGEPIPLRNVAGQVTGYKKDDEGQVVMSRLDEAGLQEAALKTGGKYYRATAGELELDKIFDDISKMERKELTGQFMARWEERFRWFLAAAFALLGVEFLLNERRRIWKKVGMERQYETVR, from the coding sequence ATGCGTTTTGCCGAGCCGGTTTTTCTGTTCGGGCTTTTGGGCCTGCCGCTTTTGTTTTTGTTCTTTTACTGGCTGGAACGCCGCCGCAAAAAGGCACTGGGAAAGATCGGGGATGTGGAGCTGCTCTTTCGTTTGATGGAGGGGTTTTCAGAAAAAATCCGCCGATGGAAATATGCGCTGGTTTTGCTGGCCGCGGCTTTTGTGATTCTCGCTTTGGCCCGTCCGCAGTGGGGAAAAAAAATGGAGTTAGTCAAACGGGAAGGGCTGGATATTATTGTGGCGATTGACGTTTCCGCCTCGATGCTGGCGGCCGATATGCCCCCCTCGCGGCTGGCAAAGGCCAAGTCGGAAACCGCCGGATTGATTGACATGTTAAAGGGGGATAGGATTGGGTTGGTCGTTTTCGCCGGCGAGGCGTACGTCCAATGCCCCCTTACCATGGATTATTCCGCCGCCAAAATGTTTTTGTCCGACATCGACTACGGCTCTGTCCCCCAACCCGGCACGGCTTTGGGGGAAGCCATCCGCCGGGCCGCTTCGGCTTTTGTGGAAAAAGAGCGGAAGCACAAGGTTTTGATTGCCATCACGGATGGGGAGGATACCCAGGAATCGGACCCGCTGAAAGCGGCAGAGGAGGCGAAAAAGGCCGGCATCGTCTTGTACACCATCGGGGTGGGAACTCCTGCCGGCGAACCGATTCCACTGCGCAACGTCGCCGGGCAGGTAACCGGGTATAAAAAAGACGACGAGGGGCAGGTGGTAATGAGCCGGCTGGATGAGGCCGGACTGCAGGAGGCGGCCCTCAAGACCGGCGGCAAATATTACCGGGCGACCGCCGGGGAGTTGGAATTGGACAAGATTTTTGACGATATATCAAAAATGGAGCGGAAGGAGCTAACCGGCCAGTTTATGGCCCGCTGGGAGGAGCGCTTCCGTTGGTTTCTGGCGGCCGCTTTTGCTCTTTTGGGTGTAGAATTCCTATTGAACGAAAGAAGGAGGATTTGGAAAAAAGTTGGAATGGAACGTCAATATGAAACGGTGCGATAG
- a CDS encoding VWA domain-containing protein, translated as MFQFAHPEAFWLFALLPLLWLVRHWRKKKAPTIRFSDVARAAGVRKSWRQKFSFLPELLRMLVFSFLILGMARPQKGTRNLESSTSGIDIMLVMDISGSMKAEDFHPQNRLYVAKDVVKNFIMGRQTDRVGLVIFAKESFTQCPLTIDYGVLLNLLGDVRFGLIEDGTAIGMGLINGVNRLKDSPAKNKVVILLTDGANNAGAIDPLTAAGVAQALGIKVYSIGIGRPGLVPMPVDDPVFGKRYMQVQSDIDEPTLQKMAQLTGGRFFRAKDPQALSQIFKEIDALEKTKIKVKEFWEFDEKFRIWALLALSVLVFELFLSGTVFRRLP; from the coding sequence ATGTTCCAGTTTGCCCACCCGGAAGCGTTCTGGCTGTTTGCCTTGCTCCCCCTTTTATGGCTCGTCCGGCACTGGAGAAAAAAGAAGGCGCCGACGATTCGATTCTCGGACGTGGCCCGTGCCGCCGGCGTGCGCAAAAGCTGGCGGCAGAAGTTTTCCTTTTTGCCCGAACTTTTGCGGATGTTGGTCTTTTCGTTTCTGATTCTCGGAATGGCCCGCCCGCAGAAGGGAACCCGCAATCTGGAAAGCTCCACCTCCGGCATCGACATTATGCTGGTGATGGACATCTCCGGCAGCATGAAAGCGGAGGATTTTCACCCCCAAAACCGGCTCTATGTGGCCAAGGACGTCGTCAAAAATTTCATTATGGGGCGCCAGACCGACCGGGTCGGGCTTGTGATTTTCGCCAAGGAAAGCTTCACCCAGTGTCCCCTCACCATCGATTACGGTGTTCTCCTTAACCTCTTGGGGGATGTCCGTTTCGGTCTTATTGAAGACGGCACGGCCATCGGGATGGGGTTAATCAACGGGGTCAACCGCTTGAAGGATTCCCCCGCCAAAAACAAGGTGGTCATTTTGCTCACGGACGGGGCCAACAACGCCGGCGCCATCGACCCGCTCACGGCTGCCGGCGTGGCGCAGGCGCTGGGCATCAAGGTCTATTCCATCGGCATCGGCCGGCCGGGGTTGGTGCCGATGCCGGTGGACGACCCGGTTTTCGGAAAGCGCTACATGCAGGTTCAATCCGATATCGATGAGCCGACTCTGCAAAAAATGGCCCAGTTGACCGGCGGCCGCTTCTTCCGGGCCAAAGACCCGCAGGCCCTCTCCCAGATTTTCAAGGAAATCGATGCGCTGGAGAAAACCAAAATCAAAGTGAAGGAGTTCTGGGAATTTGATGAAAAATTCCGCATCTGGGCGCTTTTGGCCTTGTCGGTTTTGGTTTTTGAACTCTTTCTTTCCGGCACTGTTTTTCGGAGGCTGCCGTAA
- a CDS encoding Xaa-Pro peptidase family protein, protein MIAEKLAQAVEILKEKKIDSWLTFVRETEVIPDPAYDYFGSSMIVWQAAFLVSAKGEKIAIMGHYDTENFKRMGVYDKIIGYHQDFAPFLLEELKRLDPKTVAINYSPDNNLSDGLTYGMFLLLDKVLQGTPYRDRLISAEPVISALRGRKLPGEVAKIKEAIKITEKIWQELLGWLKAGVTEKQVDAFVAERSGAYNAPKSFASIINHGDKSPVGHVGPSDAKLEPGDIFHIDFGHRVDGYCSDLQRLAYFLKPGEKEPPTAVKKGFEAVKDTILKSKEALKPGAIGAEIDDLARKVIKSHGFPDYQHALGHQLGRAVHDGGTLLGPRWERYGQTPYGKVEKDNVFTLELEVQIPGAGWVSLEEDLLVTTNGSEFLSTPQLDWFYIK, encoded by the coding sequence ATGATTGCAGAAAAGCTGGCACAAGCTGTTGAAATCCTGAAAGAGAAGAAAATCGATTCATGGCTAACCTTCGTGCGGGAAACAGAAGTTATCCCCGACCCGGCCTACGATTACTTTGGAAGTTCAATGATTGTCTGGCAGGCCGCCTTTCTGGTTTCCGCCAAAGGGGAAAAAATCGCCATTATGGGGCATTACGACACCGAAAACTTCAAGCGAATGGGGGTGTACGACAAAATCATCGGCTACCATCAAGATTTTGCCCCGTTTTTACTTGAGGAACTGAAGCGGCTCGACCCGAAAACGGTTGCCATCAACTATTCCCCCGACAACAACCTTTCCGACGGCTTGACGTACGGAATGTTTTTGCTTTTGGACAAGGTCCTGCAGGGCACACCCTACCGCGACCGTCTGATTTCCGCCGAGCCGGTGATTTCCGCCCTTCGAGGGCGCAAGCTTCCGGGCGAGGTGGCCAAAATCAAAGAGGCAATCAAAATCACCGAAAAGATCTGGCAGGAGCTTCTGGGCTGGCTCAAAGCGGGCGTCACCGAGAAGCAGGTGGATGCCTTCGTTGCCGAGCGGAGCGGGGCTTATAACGCCCCAAAATCCTTTGCTTCAATCATCAACCACGGCGACAAATCGCCGGTCGGCCATGTCGGTCCTTCCGATGCCAAGCTGGAGCCGGGAGATATTTTTCACATCGATTTCGGACACCGGGTGGACGGCTACTGTTCCGACCTCCAACGCCTTGCTTACTTTTTAAAACCGGGAGAGAAGGAGCCGCCCACGGCGGTAAAGAAAGGGTTTGAAGCGGTCAAGGATACTATTCTGAAGTCCAAAGAGGCCCTTAAGCCCGGCGCAATTGGGGCGGAAATAGACGATTTAGCCCGCAAAGTCATCAAAAGTCACGGTTTTCCGGATTATCAGCATGCTTTGGGCCACCAACTGGGGAGGGCTGTTCATGACGGCGGCACGCTTTTGGGTCCCCGCTGGGAGCGCTACGGCCAGACTCCATACGGCAAAGTGGAAAAGGACAACGTTTTCACCCTTGAGCTGGAAGTGCAAATTCCTGGCGCTGGCTGGGTTTCGCTGGAGGAGGATCTTTTGGTTACAACGAATGGCTCGGAGTTTCTTTCCACGCCCCAATTGGACTGGTTCTATATAAAATGA
- a CDS encoding ATP-binding cassette domain-containing protein, with translation MAEVYLKIDSICKSFGAFRAVDSLSLEVPAGSVYGILGPNGAGKTTTIRMLLNIIAPDSGRIEIGGKPFSEELKKQIGYLPEERGIFKKMKILDLLSYFGELKGLSSKESKRRGSEWAERLGLKDWLKKKGEELSKGMQQKVQFICTVLHEPRLLILDEPFSGLDPISMDLLKDTILELKAKGSTILFSTHQMDSAERLCEYICLINRGRKVLDGRLSEVKRGFGKSSLAVSVEGDSSYLSGLPGVARVDDYGAYKEVRLVNGGNSQKLLQEITSRSVVHRFELMEPSLHNIFIEAVRGSEGK, from the coding sequence ATGGCTGAAGTTTATCTAAAAATCGACTCGATTTGCAAAAGTTTCGGCGCCTTTAGAGCCGTTGATTCCCTCTCGTTGGAAGTGCCCGCCGGTTCGGTTTACGGCATTTTGGGGCCAAACGGCGCGGGGAAAACCACCACCATTCGAATGCTTTTGAACATCATCGCGCCGGATTCCGGCCGAATCGAAATCGGCGGCAAGCCCTTTTCCGAGGAGCTGAAAAAACAAATTGGTTATCTGCCGGAGGAACGGGGAATTTTCAAGAAAATGAAAATCCTTGACTTGTTGAGTTACTTCGGCGAATTGAAGGGGCTTTCCTCCAAAGAGTCCAAACGCCGGGGATCTGAATGGGCGGAGCGCTTGGGATTGAAGGATTGGTTGAAGAAAAAAGGGGAAGAGCTTTCCAAGGGAATGCAGCAGAAGGTTCAGTTCATCTGCACGGTTTTGCACGAGCCCAGGCTTTTGATTCTGGACGAACCCTTTTCGGGTCTTGACCCCATCAGCATGGATTTGCTGAAGGATACCATTCTGGAGTTGAAAGCCAAGGGTTCCACGATTCTTTTCTCCACCCACCAGATGGACAGCGCCGAACGGTTGTGCGAATATATCTGTCTCATTAATCGAGGGCGGAAAGTTTTGGACGGGCGGCTTTCGGAGGTGAAACGGGGCTTCGGCAAATCCTCGCTCGCCGTATCGGTCGAGGGGGATTCTTCCTACTTGTCCGGGCTCCCCGGCGTGGCGCGGGTGGACGACTACGGCGCTTATAAGGAGGTTCGCCTCGTCAATGGAGGCAATTCGCAAAAACTGTTGCAGGAAATAACCAGCCGGAGCGTCGTGCACCGGTTTGAACTGATGGAGCCCTCATTGCACAACATTTTCATCGAGGCGGTGCGGGGATCGGAGGGAAAATGA
- a CDS encoding tetratricopeptide repeat protein, with translation MLSVNEVSRGRVLAALCFLAVGSPVFADSFKKEISKGNEFYREGKYEEAAKHYRSAEIDRPGSPVAAYNLGTALVTGKDYEEALPKLGEAASKLSGSEQAQAHYNIGNGLFGAGKFEEAIGAYKRALEINPSDRDAKYNLELALKMLEEQKKDQQDQKKNQKQDQKNEKKDKGSSSDSDSMQQKQNQSQPQNQEQQKSPDQKEQQKMARPKQQMTKEEAERILAALKNEEMKAKKQKKAEAIPIVGGRDW, from the coding sequence ATGCTGAGTGTCAACGAAGTATCTCGCGGGCGGGTTTTGGCGGCTCTTTGCTTTTTGGCGGTCGGTTCACCCGTATTTGCCGATTCCTTCAAGAAGGAAATCTCGAAAGGTAACGAATTCTATCGGGAAGGAAAATATGAAGAAGCGGCCAAACATTACCGCTCGGCGGAAATCGACCGCCCCGGTTCGCCGGTGGCCGCCTACAATTTGGGGACGGCTTTGGTGACCGGCAAAGATTATGAAGAAGCCCTTCCCAAATTGGGGGAGGCCGCCTCCAAACTGTCCGGTTCCGAGCAGGCCCAGGCGCACTACAACATTGGCAACGGCCTTTTCGGCGCGGGAAAGTTTGAAGAGGCAATCGGAGCGTACAAGAGAGCCCTGGAAATCAACCCGAGCGACCGGGACGCCAAGTATAATCTGGAACTGGCCTTAAAAATGCTTGAAGAGCAGAAGAAAGACCAGCAAGATCAAAAAAAGAATCAAAAGCAAGACCAGAAAAACGAAAAAAAGGATAAGGGAAGCTCCTCCGATTCCGACTCAATGCAGCAAAAGCAGAACCAAAGCCAGCCGCAGAACCAGGAGCAACAGAAATCCCCCGACCAGAAGGAGCAGCAAAAAATGGCCCGCCCCAAGCAGCAGATGACCAAGGAGGAGGCGGAACGGATACTGGCGGCCTTGAAAAACGAGGAGATGAAGGCCAAAAAGCAAAAGAAAGCGGAAGCCATACCGATTGTGGGGGGGAGGGACTGGTGA